The DNA segment CATGTTCCGTTTCCCGATCGGCCAGGCGTATCTCTGGTCCGACGGGCCTGAGCTGACCCTGATCGACGCGGGCGACGTGAACGCGGCGCCCGCCATCGAGGAGGCGGTGCGCGGCCTCGGCCACGACCCCGCCGCCCTCGCCCGGATCGTCATCACCCACGGCCACCGGGACCACTACGGCGCCGCCCGGGAACTGGCCGACCGCCACGGTGCCGAGATCCTGGCCCACCGGCTGGACGCGCCGGTGATCCGGGGCGACGAGGAGGTCGGGGAGCCGGTGCTCCTGGACTGGGAGCGCCCGCTGTACGCGCATGCGCTGACGGTCCCCCCGGCTCCCCCGACCCCGGTGGACACCGAACTGTCGGACGGGGCGGTGCTGCCGTTC comes from the Streptomyces sp. NBC_00525 genome and includes:
- a CDS encoding MBL fold metallo-hydrolase — protein: MDLVEVLPQLHMFRFPIGQAYLWSDGPELTLIDAGDVNAAPAIEEAVRGLGHDPAALARIVITHGHRDHYGAARELADRHGAEILAHRLDAPVIRGDEEVGEPVLLDWERPLYAHALTVPPAPPTPVDTELSDGAVLPFGGGARVVHSPGHTPGSIGVHLPRHGVLFTGDCVAGVGQVMLGVFNIDRARAVDSFRRLAALEPATVCFGHGDPLTENAAAVLRASAHGDAGFEVEHG